A section of the Microbulbifer pacificus genome encodes:
- a CDS encoding efflux RND transporter permease subunit, with amino-acid sequence MKISDLFIDRPVYSWTLILIFLLGGLWGLLDIGRLEDPAFTIKQARVFTSYPGASARQVEEEVTEKLEIAIQQMAQLKRITSTSRTGLSEINIEIKDEYLSEELPQIWDELRRKVNDAQSSLPKGAQPSVVNDDFGDVYGIYYAMTGESFSPSEMREISKVVRRELLTVKGVARVSHSGIIDEVAYLDVDESRLAQLGFSLDDFSQVINSEISTEQSGEVGNRDLRTRITVNRPATDLDSVRNILFGVPGSTAMLTVQDVAEVSLAYDESPGFIARFNGKPAILIGVAGNQNTNIVDVGKAVEAKLAQLKQGLPLGVELHPIYEQHHVVEQSVDGFLFNLLSSVAIVILVLCVFMGWRAGVVVGAVLGLTVMGTLLFMNMFGISLQRISLGALIIAMGMLVDNAIVVAEGMLIGVQKNEQPKSAANRVVRQTFWPLLGATIIGIMAFSGIGLSPDTTGEFLFSLFAVIGISLLLSWVLAVTVTPFVGNHLFKPGRIAGSDDMYDGKLYRMYARVLSQALNHRRITVALLMAVTVISYMSFGLVKQAFFPSSNTPMFFVNYHMPQGSDINRTDKALQQAVEYMESQEEVSWVTSVAGRGADRFMLTYAPGAPNAAYGQLIVRTHDREQIPALIERAKQALREKHPEALVTFKQMAFGPGNAPDVEVRISGPDHTVLRAMAEQLQQIFREKGLDNVSHDWREREPVIRAHINDERARVAGVTSADVSRAVQFATSGYRLGNIESGDRIIPVIARLPESDRNQVGSLEDRLVWSASQRDYIPAGQLVEKFETTAEDGLINRRNRIPTITVSGDVTAGVNAMNASAHILDGYEHLQVPPGYRVEIGGIFEKSSESKENLGTRLPLSFLVMILITVLLFGTVKEPVIIWLVVPMSLVGVVVGLLVSGLPFGFMSLLGVLSLSGMLIKNAVVLVDEIEVQTHAGLPRLTAIQQACVSRLRPVFLAAVTTILGMSPLLFDAFFADMAATIMGGLGFATVLTLIAVPVFYAILHKVRPDEVVGEHSPHVESCKAVEQPELA; translated from the coding sequence GTGAAAATATCTGATTTGTTCATTGACCGGCCTGTGTACAGCTGGACCTTGATTCTGATTTTCTTGCTCGGTGGACTCTGGGGGCTGTTGGACATCGGCCGCCTGGAGGATCCGGCATTTACCATCAAGCAGGCTCGCGTATTCACTTCCTACCCTGGCGCCAGCGCACGTCAGGTAGAAGAGGAAGTCACAGAGAAACTCGAAATTGCCATACAGCAGATGGCGCAGCTAAAGCGCATTACTTCCACGTCCCGCACCGGGCTTTCGGAAATCAATATCGAGATCAAGGACGAGTACCTTTCAGAAGAACTTCCGCAGATCTGGGATGAACTGCGCCGCAAGGTGAACGATGCCCAATCCTCGCTTCCCAAAGGTGCGCAACCTTCGGTGGTCAATGACGATTTTGGCGATGTGTACGGCATTTACTATGCGATGACCGGCGAGAGTTTCTCGCCATCGGAAATGCGCGAGATCTCCAAGGTGGTACGCCGAGAATTGCTTACCGTAAAGGGCGTTGCCCGTGTATCGCACTCAGGGATCATCGATGAGGTCGCCTACCTGGATGTGGACGAATCCCGTCTCGCACAACTCGGTTTTTCCCTCGACGATTTTTCCCAGGTAATCAATTCGGAAATCAGTACCGAACAATCGGGAGAAGTAGGCAACCGGGATCTGCGCACGCGCATTACCGTCAACCGCCCGGCCACTGACCTAGATTCAGTACGCAATATCCTGTTTGGTGTGCCCGGTTCCACCGCGATGTTGACAGTCCAGGACGTGGCCGAAGTTTCCCTCGCCTACGACGAGAGCCCGGGTTTCATCGCCCGTTTCAATGGCAAGCCCGCAATCCTGATCGGCGTTGCCGGCAACCAGAACACGAATATTGTCGACGTCGGCAAAGCGGTGGAAGCAAAACTTGCACAGTTGAAGCAGGGATTACCGCTCGGTGTCGAGCTGCACCCGATCTACGAACAGCACCACGTGGTGGAGCAGAGTGTCGACGGATTCCTGTTCAACCTGCTGTCGTCTGTCGCCATCGTGATTCTGGTGCTGTGTGTTTTCATGGGCTGGCGTGCCGGTGTGGTGGTCGGCGCGGTGCTGGGCCTGACGGTGATGGGCACACTGTTGTTCATGAATATGTTCGGGATCAGCCTGCAGCGGATTTCCCTTGGTGCCCTGATCATCGCCATGGGCATGCTGGTGGATAACGCCATCGTGGTGGCCGAGGGTATGCTGATCGGTGTTCAGAAAAACGAACAGCCCAAGAGTGCGGCCAACCGAGTTGTACGCCAGACTTTCTGGCCATTACTGGGTGCGACGATCATCGGCATCATGGCCTTTTCCGGCATCGGCCTGTCCCCGGACACTACCGGCGAATTCCTGTTTTCCCTGTTCGCGGTGATCGGTATTTCCCTGCTACTGAGCTGGGTGCTGGCGGTTACCGTAACCCCGTTTGTCGGCAATCACCTGTTCAAGCCCGGCAGGATCGCCGGATCGGATGACATGTACGATGGCAAGCTCTACCGTATGTATGCACGAGTACTCTCACAGGCACTGAATCACCGCAGAATTACGGTGGCGCTACTGATGGCGGTGACCGTTATCAGTTACATGTCCTTCGGACTGGTGAAACAGGCGTTTTTCCCCAGCTCCAACACACCAATGTTTTTTGTGAACTACCACATGCCCCAGGGCAGTGATATCAACCGCACGGACAAGGCCCTGCAGCAGGCCGTGGAGTACATGGAGTCCCAAGAGGAAGTTTCCTGGGTCACATCCGTCGCCGGGCGCGGTGCCGACCGATTTATGCTGACCTACGCACCGGGCGCGCCCAACGCTGCCTATGGTCAGCTGATCGTGCGAACCCACGACCGCGAACAGATTCCGGCACTGATCGAGCGGGCAAAACAGGCATTGCGGGAAAAACACCCGGAAGCCCTGGTTACCTTCAAACAGATGGCTTTCGGCCCCGGGAACGCGCCGGACGTCGAGGTGCGCATCTCCGGGCCGGACCACACCGTACTGCGCGCAATGGCCGAGCAGCTGCAACAGATATTCCGCGAAAAAGGCCTGGATAACGTCAGCCACGACTGGCGCGAGCGGGAGCCAGTGATCCGCGCGCACATCAATGACGAGCGCGCGCGGGTCGCCGGTGTGACCAGCGCCGATGTCAGCCGCGCGGTCCAGTTCGCCACTTCCGGTTACCGACTCGGCAATATCGAGAGCGGTGACCGCATCATTCCTGTTATCGCACGCTTGCCCGAAAGCGACCGCAATCAGGTCGGCTCGCTGGAAGATCGTCTGGTGTGGAGCGCCAGCCAGCGCGACTATATTCCCGCGGGTCAGCTGGTGGAGAAATTCGAAACAACAGCGGAAGATGGCCTGATCAATCGTCGCAACCGCATCCCCACGATTACCGTCAGTGGCGATGTGACCGCCGGCGTCAATGCAATGAATGCCTCCGCGCACATACTCGATGGATATGAACACCTGCAGGTGCCTCCCGGTTACCGGGTAGAGATCGGCGGTATTTTTGAGAAATCATCAGAGTCCAAGGAAAACCTCGGCACACGCCTGCCGCTCAGTTTCCTGGTGATGATCCTGATTACCGTGCTGCTGTTTGGTACTGTCAAAGAACCGGTAATCATCTGGCTGGTGGTGCCCATGAGTCTGGTCGGCGTAGTGGTCGGGTTGCTTGTCAGCGGCCTGCCGTTTGGCTTTATGTCGCTACTCGGCGTGCTCAGCCTGTCAGGCATGCTGATCAAAAATGCCGTAGTGCTGGTGGATGAAATCGAAGTCCAGACCCACGCCGGCCTGCCGCGCCTGACCGCCATCCAGCAGGCCTGTGTCAGCCGTCTGCGTCCAGTTTTTCTTGCGGCAGTCACCACGATTCTGGGGATGTCTCCGCTGCTGTTCGACGCGTTCTTTGCAGATATGGCGGCAACCATCATGGGTGGCCTTGGGTTTGCCACGGTACTGACACTGATCGCCGTTCCGGTTTTCTACGCCATTTTGCATAAGGTCAGACCGGATGAAGTTGTTGGAGAACACTCCCCACACGTCGAAAGCTGCAAGGCAGTGGAGCAGCCAGAACTGGCTTAA
- a CDS encoding efflux RND transporter periplasmic adaptor subunit, with amino-acid sequence MKLTGSFRFPSLLLLIAAAAGFAGCTDSKSDASEAERQWPVKVATVASNGNSGLRHFAGQVKAVQALDMSFQVGGQLDTLPLKEGEVVQKGKIIAALDDRDYRRQVKEAQVRLELLQKTLERQRSLAERKIISVQALDETESNYNLAKVALENAEQRLAYATLRAPFDAIVTKRLVENHTNVQTGQGIVRLQDISEVRIQVSVSEKLLATVDRSQVDAITATFEFLPGKEFPLEYRELQAEANEVTQTYVVELGMPRPEQVQILPGMTARVNLKFNTAKSAMRIPLSAVQTAADGTAFVWVINDEQRVNRTPVELGRTDGEQVQVTSGLEPAMNLVAAGGQHLYEGAQVRNYAKQTGI; translated from the coding sequence ATGAAACTGACCGGTAGTTTCCGTTTCCCATCACTCCTGCTGCTCATCGCCGCGGCCGCCGGCTTTGCTGGATGTACTGACTCCAAGAGTGACGCGAGCGAGGCGGAGCGCCAGTGGCCAGTAAAAGTCGCCACGGTAGCCAGTAACGGCAACAGCGGGCTGCGCCACTTTGCCGGGCAGGTAAAGGCCGTGCAGGCACTGGATATGTCGTTTCAGGTGGGTGGCCAGCTGGACACACTCCCATTGAAAGAAGGTGAAGTAGTTCAGAAGGGCAAGATCATTGCTGCGCTGGATGATCGCGATTACCGCAGGCAGGTAAAAGAAGCGCAGGTAAGGTTGGAACTTCTACAGAAAACCCTTGAGCGCCAGCGCTCTCTCGCCGAGCGCAAAATCATTTCCGTACAGGCACTGGACGAGACCGAGAGCAATTACAACCTGGCCAAGGTCGCACTCGAGAATGCCGAGCAGCGACTCGCCTACGCAACGCTGCGCGCGCCCTTCGATGCCATTGTGACCAAGAGGCTCGTGGAAAATCACACCAATGTGCAGACCGGCCAGGGCATTGTCCGCCTGCAGGATATTTCCGAAGTGCGAATACAGGTATCGGTATCAGAAAAACTGCTGGCCACCGTAGACCGGTCGCAGGTGGATGCCATTACCGCGACTTTCGAGTTCCTACCGGGCAAAGAATTTCCCCTCGAATACCGCGAGCTACAGGCGGAAGCCAATGAAGTCACGCAAACCTATGTGGTCGAGCTGGGTATGCCGCGTCCCGAGCAGGTACAGATACTCCCGGGAATGACCGCACGGGTTAACCTGAAATTCAATACCGCCAAGAGCGCCATGCGCATCCCACTCTCCGCGGTACAGACCGCTGCCGACGGCACCGCTTTCGTGTGGGTGATCAATGACGAACAGCGGGTCAACCGGACACCGGTAGAGCTGGGACGCACCGACGGTGAACAGGTACAGGTAACCTCGGGCCTGGAGCCCGCAATGAACCTTGTCGCCGCTGGTGGTCAGCACCTGTATGAAGGCGCTCAAGTGCGTAATTACGCAAAGCAGACCGGCATCTGA